Proteins encoded by one window of Yersinia massiliensis:
- the ilvN gene encoding acetolactate synthase small subunit has translation MRRRILSVLLENESGALSRVVGLFSQRGYNIESLTVAPTDDPTLSRMTIQTVGDAKVLEQIEKQLHKLVDVLRVSELVSGSHVEREIMLVKLQASGYGREEVKRCTEIFRGQIVDVTATLYTVQLAGTSDKLDAFLNAVREVAEIVEVARSGIVGVSRGDKIMR, from the coding sequence ATGCGCCGCCGGATCTTATCAGTTCTGCTGGAAAACGAATCAGGTGCTTTATCACGGGTAGTTGGCCTGTTTTCTCAGCGCGGTTATAACATTGAGAGTTTGACTGTCGCACCAACCGATGACCCAACACTGTCAAGAATGACCATCCAAACCGTGGGTGATGCCAAGGTATTGGAGCAAATCGAAAAGCAGCTGCATAAGCTGGTGGATGTTTTGCGGGTCAGCGAGTTGGTCTCTGGCTCACATGTTGAGCGTGAGATCATGTTGGTAAAATTGCAGGCCAGTGGCTACGGGCGTGAAGAAGTGAAACGCTGCACAGAAATTTTCCGTGGGCAAATTGTTGATGTGACCGCTACGCTCTATACCGTCCAGCTTGCTGGGACTAGCGATAAGCTGGATGCATTCTTAAATGCCGTCAGGGAAGTCGCCGAAATTGTTGAAGTGGCCCGTTCCGGTATTGTTGGTGTATCCCGTGGCGACAAGATCATGCGTTAA
- the ftsL gene encoding cell division protein FtsL, whose protein sequence is MIGNERHGLVGVIGGDLLRNAKIPLILLVAVLVSAVFVVTTAHRTRLLTAEREQLVLERDALDIEWRNLILEENALGDHSRVESIATDKLKMQHVDPSQENILVQQ, encoded by the coding sequence GTGATAGGCAACGAACGTCACGGATTAGTTGGGGTCATCGGCGGGGATTTACTCCGCAACGCGAAGATTCCATTAATTCTACTGGTCGCGGTGTTAGTGTCTGCCGTTTTTGTTGTCACTACCGCGCACCGTACGCGCTTGCTCACCGCAGAGCGTGAGCAGTTGGTACTGGAGCGGGATGCGCTGGATATCGAGTGGCGTAACTTGATTCTGGAAGAGAACGCGTTAGGTGATCACAGCCGTGTTGAAAGTATCGCGACTGACAAACTGAAGATGCAACATGTTGATCCATCACAAGAAAATATTTTGGTTCAACAATAA
- the murE gene encoding UDP-N-acetylmuramoyl-L-alanyl-D-glutamate--2,6-diaminopimelate ligase produces the protein MADRNLRNLLAPWGLDVPERALREMTLDSRVAAAGDLFVAIVGHQTDGRRYIPQAIAQGVAAIVAEADGVAPDASVAEMHGVPVIYLRNLNQHLSTLAGQFYHQPAAALRLVGVTGTNGKTTTTQLLAQWSQALGETSAVMGTVGNGLLGQVVPTENTTGSAVDIQHLLRNLVDQGATFAAMEVSSHGLIQNRVAALPFAAAVFTNLSRDHLDYHGDMASYEAAKWLLFSTHQSEHKIINADDEVGRRWLSQLPQAVAVSMEGNVPTGWKGPWLSASKVEYHDNGASIVFDSSWGEGQLESRLMGAFNVSNLLVALSTLLSLGYPLPQLLAAAPHLQPVCGRMEVFNAPGKPTVVVDYAHTPDALEKALAAARLHCKGQLWCVFGCGGDRDKGKRPLMGGIAEQLADRVVVTDDNPRSEEPQAIVADILNGLLDAGHAQAIHGRAEAVTSAIMQAKEDDVVLIAGKGHEDYQLVGNRRLDYSDRVTVARLLGVIA, from the coding sequence GTGGCAGATCGTAACTTGCGCAACTTACTCGCGCCTTGGGGGCTTGATGTCCCGGAGCGTGCGCTACGGGAAATGACATTAGACAGCCGTGTTGCCGCTGCCGGGGATTTGTTTGTCGCCATTGTTGGCCACCAGACGGACGGGCGTCGCTATATCCCGCAAGCGATCGCTCAAGGTGTTGCCGCCATTGTCGCTGAAGCTGATGGTGTGGCACCGGATGCCAGTGTTGCAGAAATGCATGGTGTCCCTGTTATTTATTTGCGTAATTTGAATCAGCATTTATCCACGCTGGCTGGGCAGTTTTATCACCAACCTGCGGCTGCGTTACGTTTGGTCGGTGTGACCGGCACGAACGGCAAAACCACCACGACTCAGTTGTTGGCGCAATGGAGCCAAGCGCTGGGCGAAACCAGTGCAGTGATGGGGACGGTGGGTAATGGTTTATTAGGGCAAGTGGTGCCAACTGAAAACACCACTGGCTCAGCAGTTGATATTCAACATTTACTGCGCAATTTAGTTGATCAAGGTGCGACATTCGCTGCGATGGAAGTCTCTTCCCACGGTTTGATTCAAAATCGCGTAGCAGCATTGCCGTTCGCCGCCGCAGTGTTCACTAACTTAAGTCGTGATCATCTGGATTACCACGGCGATATGGCGAGTTACGAAGCAGCAAAATGGCTGCTGTTCTCCACTCATCAATCCGAACACAAGATTATTAATGCTGATGACGAAGTGGGTCGCCGCTGGCTAAGCCAGTTGCCACAGGCGGTCGCTGTCAGTATGGAAGGTAACGTTCCAACAGGCTGGAAAGGCCCGTGGTTATCGGCCAGCAAGGTGGAATATCACGATAATGGTGCCAGTATCGTTTTCGATTCCAGCTGGGGCGAAGGTCAGTTAGAAAGCCGCCTGATGGGAGCATTCAATGTCAGCAATTTGCTGGTCGCACTGTCAACGCTGTTATCGCTGGGTTATCCGTTGCCACAACTTTTAGCTGCCGCGCCGCATTTACAACCGGTTTGTGGGCGAATGGAAGTGTTCAATGCACCGGGTAAACCGACGGTCGTGGTGGATTATGCTCACACACCAGATGCATTAGAAAAAGCGCTGGCGGCAGCCCGTTTACATTGCAAAGGGCAGCTTTGGTGCGTGTTTGGTTGCGGTGGTGATCGTGACAAAGGTAAGCGCCCACTTATGGGCGGTATCGCAGAACAACTGGCTGATCGTGTCGTCGTGACGGATGACAACCCGCGTAGCGAAGAGCCTCAGGCCATTGTGGCCGATATCCTCAATGGCTTATTAGATGCGGGTCATGCGCAAGCGATTCATGGTCGTGCTGAAGCGGTGACCAGCGCCATTATGCAGGCTAAAGAAGACGATGTTGTTCTGATCGCTGGTAAAGGACATGAAGATTATCAGTTGGTTGGTAATCGCCGACTGGATTACTCCGACCGTGTGACCGTCGCCCGTTTATTGGGGGTGATCGCATGA
- a CDS encoding peptidoglycan glycosyltransferase FtsI, producing MKAARPGKLKRQQEEQASFISWRFALLCGCILLALVGLMLRTAYLQVINPDKLVREGDMRSLRVQSVPTARGMISDRSGRPLAVSVPVNAVWADPKELIERGGITLDTRWKALSDALEIPLDQLATRINANPKGRFVYLARQVNPAIGDYIHKLKLPGIYLRQESRRYYPAGQVMAHIIGVTNIDSEGIEGVEKSFDRWLTGQPGERTVRKDRYGRVIEDISSVDSQAAHNLALSIDERLQALVYRELNNAVAFNKAESGTAVLVDVNTGEVLAMANSPSYNPNNLTGTPKDAMRNRAITDIFEPGSTVKPMVVMTALQHGVVKENSVLNTLPYFVNGHQIKDVARYAELSVTGILQKSSNVGVSKLALAMPSSALVDTYSRFGFGKATNLGLVGESSGLYPKKQRWSDIERATFSFGYGLMVTPLQLARVYATIGSMGIYRPLSITKVDPPVAGERVFPEPLVRTVVHMMESVALPGGGGTKAAIKGYRIAIKTGTAKKVGPDGKYMDRYLAYTAGVAPASNPRFALVVVINDPQAGKYYGGAVSAPVFGAIMGGVLRTMNIEPDALPTGDKSELVTNTKEGSGGRS from the coding sequence ATGAAAGCAGCGCGCCCTGGGAAGTTAAAGCGCCAACAAGAAGAACAAGCCAGCTTTATCAGCTGGCGTTTTGCGTTGTTATGCGGCTGTATTTTATTGGCATTGGTTGGCTTGATGTTACGCACGGCCTATCTGCAAGTGATTAATCCCGACAAGTTGGTGCGTGAGGGCGATATGCGCTCGTTGCGCGTGCAATCCGTACCGACAGCGCGTGGCATGATAAGCGATCGTTCTGGCCGGCCTTTGGCTGTCAGTGTACCGGTGAATGCGGTTTGGGCTGATCCGAAAGAGTTAATTGAGCGTGGCGGTATCACACTGGATACACGCTGGAAAGCACTGTCAGATGCCTTGGAGATCCCCCTCGATCAATTGGCGACGCGAATCAACGCCAATCCAAAAGGTCGCTTTGTTTATCTGGCTCGCCAAGTCAACCCTGCCATTGGCGACTATATCCATAAGTTGAAATTGCCTGGCATCTATTTGCGCCAAGAATCCCGCCGTTATTATCCCGCTGGCCAAGTTATGGCGCACATTATCGGTGTGACCAATATCGATAGCGAAGGTATTGAAGGCGTTGAGAAAAGTTTTGATCGTTGGCTGACCGGACAACCTGGTGAGCGTACGGTGCGTAAAGACCGCTACGGCCGTGTGATTGAGGATATCTCCTCCGTTGATAGTCAGGCTGCGCATAATTTAGCGCTGAGCATTGATGAGCGCTTACAGGCGTTGGTGTATCGCGAATTGAACAATGCGGTGGCCTTTAACAAAGCGGAATCGGGTACGGCAGTCTTGGTCGATGTGAATACTGGCGAAGTGTTAGCCATGGCGAACAGCCCGTCTTACAACCCGAACAATCTGACCGGTACGCCGAAAGACGCGATGCGTAACCGAGCAATAACCGATATTTTTGAACCCGGCTCAACAGTGAAGCCAATGGTCGTTATGACGGCATTGCAGCATGGTGTAGTGAAAGAAAACAGTGTGCTGAACACCTTGCCGTACTTTGTTAACGGTCATCAAATTAAAGATGTGGCCCGTTACGCAGAGCTATCTGTGACCGGGATCTTGCAGAAGTCGAGTAACGTCGGTGTTTCTAAACTGGCGTTAGCGATGCCATCCTCAGCGTTAGTAGATACTTACTCACGGTTTGGGTTTGGGAAAGCGACCAATTTGGGGTTGGTCGGAGAAAGCAGTGGCTTATATCCTAAAAAACAACGGTGGTCTGACATAGAGAGGGCCACCTTCTCTTTCGGCTACGGGCTAATGGTAACACCGTTACAACTAGCGCGAGTCTATGCAACCATCGGCAGCATGGGGATTTATCGCCCACTGTCGATCACCAAAGTTGACCCGCCAGTGGCCGGTGAGCGCGTTTTCCCTGAGCCGCTGGTACGTACCGTGGTTCATATGATGGAAAGTGTGGCATTACCTGGCGGCGGGGGCACCAAAGCCGCCATCAAAGGCTACCGGATCGCCATTAAAACCGGTACAGCCAAGAAAGTCGGGCCGGATGGCAAATATATGGACCGATACCTCGCTTACACCGCAGGCGTAGCACCTGCGAGTAACCCTCGATTTGCTCTGGTTGTGGTCATTAACGACCCGCAGGCAGGGAAATATTACGGTGGTGCGGTTTCTGCACCGGTGTTCGGTGCCATCATGGGCGGTGTCTTGCGCACCATGAACATCGAACCAGATGCGCTACCCACTGGTGATAAAAGCGAATTAGTGACTAATACAAAAGAGGGTTCAGGTGGCAGATCGTAA
- the ilvI gene encoding acetolactate synthase 3 large subunit gives MEMLSGAEMVVRSLIDQGVKHVFGYPGGAVLDIYDALHTVGGIDHVLVRHEQGAVHMADGYARATGEVGVVLVTSGPGATNAITGIATAYMDSVPMVVLSGQVPSSLIGYDAFQECDMVGISRPVVKHSFLVKRTEDIPSVLKKAFYLASTGRPGPVVIDLPKDIVGPAVRMPYAYPEQVSMRSYNPTVQGHRGQIKRALQTILAAKRPIMYVGGGAINAACHEELLAFAEKLNLPVTSSLMGLGSFPGTHRQNVGMLGMHGTFEANMAMHNADLIFAVGVRFDDRTTNNLAKYCPDATVLHIDIDPTSISKTVTADIPIVGDAKQVLTQMLDLMSQVDCAQDFDSLRDWWQSIEQWRARDCLGYSKDSGKIKPQAVIETLHRLTKGGAYVTSDVGQHQMFAALYYPFDKPRRWINSGGLGTMGFGLPAALGVKLALPDETVVCVTGDGSIQMNIQELSTALQYNLPVLVLNLNNRYLGMVKQWQDMIYSGRHSQSYMDSLPDFVKLAEAYGHIGIAIRTPDELESKLADALSQLSETNRLVFVDVTVDETEHVYPMQIRGGGMDEMWLSKTERT, from the coding sequence ATGGAGATGTTGTCAGGAGCCGAGATGGTTGTCCGATCGTTAATCGATCAGGGCGTTAAGCATGTGTTCGGTTATCCCGGCGGGGCCGTACTTGATATCTACGATGCCCTGCACACGGTAGGAGGCATTGATCATGTGCTAGTGCGCCATGAGCAAGGTGCGGTTCACATGGCCGATGGCTATGCGCGGGCTACTGGTGAGGTCGGTGTGGTGCTAGTCACCTCCGGCCCCGGTGCAACCAATGCGATTACCGGTATTGCCACGGCATATATGGATTCAGTACCCATGGTGGTGCTCTCTGGTCAGGTGCCTAGCTCGTTGATTGGCTATGATGCTTTCCAAGAGTGCGACATGGTGGGTATTTCCCGCCCAGTGGTTAAACACAGCTTCCTGGTTAAGCGCACGGAAGATATTCCCTCTGTACTGAAAAAAGCTTTTTATCTGGCATCAACAGGTCGCCCTGGGCCAGTCGTCATTGATTTGCCAAAAGATATCGTCGGACCTGCGGTCAGAATGCCTTACGCTTACCCTGAACAAGTTAGCATGCGTTCTTATAATCCGACGGTACAAGGTCACCGTGGGCAGATTAAGCGCGCGCTGCAAACTATTTTAGCGGCTAAAAGACCGATCATGTATGTCGGTGGTGGCGCGATAAATGCAGCTTGTCACGAAGAGTTATTGGCCTTTGCTGAGAAACTAAACCTGCCTGTTACCAGTTCTCTGATGGGGTTAGGCAGCTTCCCCGGCACTCATCGCCAGAATGTTGGCATGTTGGGGATGCACGGGACGTTTGAGGCCAATATGGCCATGCATAATGCGGACCTTATTTTTGCTGTGGGCGTACGCTTTGACGACCGTACGACCAATAACTTGGCGAAATACTGCCCAGACGCGACCGTGTTACACATTGATATCGATCCGACATCCATCTCCAAAACGGTAACAGCAGATATCCCGATTGTTGGTGATGCTAAACAAGTCCTGACGCAAATGTTGGACTTGATGTCTCAGGTCGATTGCGCGCAAGATTTTGATAGCCTACGTGACTGGTGGCAATCCATTGAACAGTGGCGCGCCCGTGATTGCTTGGGTTACAGCAAAGACAGCGGCAAGATAAAGCCACAAGCGGTTATTGAAACGCTGCACCGTCTGACTAAAGGTGGTGCTTACGTGACATCAGATGTGGGCCAACACCAGATGTTCGCTGCGCTGTATTACCCGTTTGATAAACCACGTCGTTGGATCAACTCCGGTGGTTTAGGCACGATGGGCTTCGGGTTACCGGCCGCACTGGGGGTTAAACTGGCGCTACCGGATGAAACCGTGGTCTGTGTGACCGGCGATGGCAGCATCCAAATGAATATTCAGGAATTATCGACTGCGTTGCAATATAACCTGCCGGTGCTGGTATTGAACCTGAATAACCGCTATCTCGGCATGGTGAAGCAGTGGCAGGATATGATTTATTCAGGCCGTCATTCACAGTCTTATATGGATTCACTGCCTGATTTCGTCAAATTGGCTGAAGCCTATGGGCATATCGGTATCGCAATCCGCACCCCTGATGAGCTGGAAAGCAAATTGGCCGATGCCTTGTCACAACTATCCGAGACCAATCGCCTAGTATTTGTGGATGTGACAGTGGATGAAACGGAGCATGTTTACCCGATGCAGATTCGCGGTGGTGGCATGGACGAAATGTGGCTTAGCAAAACGGAGAGGACATAA
- the rsmH gene encoding 16S rRNA (cytosine(1402)-N(4))-methyltransferase RsmH, with translation MVDKNKVVDNTYKHTSVLLDEAVNGLNIRNNGIYIDGTFGRGGHSRLILSQLGPEGRLIAIDRDPQAIEAAKSITDPRFSIVHGPFSDLAHYVRELDLVGRINGILLDLGVSSPQLDDPERGFSFMRDGPLDMRMDPSRGLSAAEWLMKASADDIAWVLKTFGEERFAKRLAKAIVERNLTQPMTRTKELADLIANASPFREKHKHPATRSFQAIRIYINSELEEIERALDGAHEVLAPEGRLSVISFHSLEDRIVKNFIRQHSRGPQVPAGLPLTEAQLRSMGGRTIKSIGKMMPADAEVAENPRARSSVLRFAEKVKA, from the coding sequence ATGGTTGATAAAAATAAAGTTGTAGATAACACCTACAAGCACACAAGCGTATTGCTAGATGAGGCCGTGAATGGCCTGAACATCCGCAATAACGGTATCTATATTGACGGAACTTTTGGCCGTGGTGGTCACTCGCGTCTGATTTTGTCCCAACTTGGGCCAGAAGGGCGCTTGATAGCAATTGATCGCGATCCTCAAGCGATTGAAGCAGCAAAATCTATTACCGATCCGCGTTTTTCTATCGTACACGGTCCTTTTTCTGATTTGGCACATTATGTGCGGGAATTGGATTTAGTCGGCCGTATTAACGGTATCTTGCTGGATCTCGGTGTGTCATCACCGCAATTGGATGATCCAGAACGTGGTTTTTCGTTTATGCGTGATGGGCCATTGGATATGCGTATGGACCCTTCTCGTGGGTTATCAGCCGCTGAATGGCTAATGAAAGCGAGTGCTGATGATATCGCTTGGGTATTGAAAACCTTCGGTGAAGAGCGTTTTGCTAAGCGTCTCGCTAAGGCCATTGTTGAGCGTAATCTCACTCAACCTATGACGCGTACTAAAGAGCTAGCGGATTTGATTGCGAATGCCAGTCCATTCCGTGAAAAGCACAAGCATCCGGCGACGCGTAGTTTTCAAGCCATCCGTATTTATATCAACAGTGAATTAGAAGAGATTGAGCGTGCATTGGATGGCGCACATGAGGTGTTGGCACCTGAAGGCCGTTTGTCAGTGATTAGCTTCCACTCGCTAGAAGATCGCATTGTGAAGAACTTCATCCGCCAGCATAGCCGTGGGCCACAGGTTCCGGCAGGGCTGCCGCTGACGGAAGCACAGTTACGTAGCATGGGTGGGCGCACCATAAAGTCCATCGGCAAAATGATGCCAGCAGATGCTGAAGTCGCTGAAAATCCGCGGGCACGTAGCTCCGTATTACGTTTTGCTGAGAAGGTTAAAGCGTGA
- the mraZ gene encoding division/cell wall cluster transcriptional repressor MraZ yields MFRGATMVNLDSKGRLAVPTRYRDLLNEESQGQMVCTIDLHQPCLLLYPLPEWEIIEQKLSRLSSMNPAERRVQRLLLGHASECQMDGAGRLLIAGTLRQHAGLNKEVMLVGQFNKFELWDEQTWYQQVKDDIDAEQSTQEPLSERLQDLSL; encoded by the coding sequence ATGTTTCGTGGGGCAACGATGGTTAACCTCGACAGCAAAGGGCGGCTCGCCGTACCTACCCGTTATCGGGATTTGCTGAATGAGGAATCGCAAGGCCAGATGGTCTGTACCATAGACCTTCACCAACCATGCCTATTACTTTACCCACTCCCTGAATGGGAAATCATTGAGCAAAAATTATCTCGTCTGTCGAGCATGAACCCGGCTGAGCGTCGGGTTCAGCGTTTGCTGCTAGGACATGCCAGTGAATGTCAGATGGACGGCGCTGGGCGCTTACTGATCGCAGGAACATTGCGTCAGCATGCTGGGCTAAATAAAGAAGTGATGCTGGTTGGGCAGTTCAACAAGTTTGAACTGTGGGATGAACAGACCTGGTATCAACAAGTCAAGGATGACATCGACGCAGAGCAGTCCACTCAGGAACCACTATCTGAGCGGCTACAGGACTTATCGCTATAA
- the cra gene encoding catabolite repressor/activator — protein MKLDEIARLAGVSRTTASYVINGKAKQYRVSDKTVDKVMAVVREHNYHPNAVAAGLRAGRTRSIGLVIPDLENTSYTRIANYLERQARQRGYQLLIACSEDQPDNEMRCIEHLLQRQVDAIIVSTALPPEHPFYQRWANDPLPIIALDRALDREHFISVVGADQEDALMLAQELRTFPAESVLYLGALPELSVSFLREMGFREAWKDDPRKVDYLYANSYEREAAGTLFAEWLKTHPMPQALFTTSFQLLQGVMDITLKQNGRLPSNLAIATFGDNELLDFLECPVLAVAQRHRDVAERVLELVLASLDEPQKPKPGLTRIRRNLFRRGSLSRR, from the coding sequence GTGAAACTGGATGAAATCGCGCGTCTTGCGGGCGTTTCGCGCACAACCGCCAGTTATGTCATTAATGGCAAAGCGAAACAGTACCGAGTCAGCGATAAAACAGTCGATAAAGTGATGGCTGTTGTCAGGGAACATAACTATCACCCAAATGCCGTCGCGGCAGGATTGCGTGCGGGGAGAACCCGTTCGATAGGATTAGTTATCCCCGATCTGGAAAATACCAGCTACACACGTATCGCAAATTATCTTGAGCGTCAGGCTCGTCAGCGTGGTTACCAGTTGTTGATCGCCTGTTCTGAAGATCAACCCGATAATGAAATGCGTTGTATTGAACACCTCTTGCAGCGTCAAGTCGACGCCATCATTGTTTCAACAGCTTTACCACCGGAGCACCCTTTTTATCAGCGATGGGCGAATGACCCACTGCCGATAATCGCCCTTGATCGCGCGTTAGACAGGGAGCATTTCATTAGTGTGGTAGGGGCAGATCAAGAAGATGCGTTGATGTTGGCGCAAGAGTTACGAACATTCCCAGCCGAGTCGGTACTGTATTTGGGCGCATTACCGGAACTGTCAGTCAGTTTCCTGCGAGAGATGGGTTTTCGTGAAGCGTGGAAAGACGATCCTCGCAAAGTCGATTATCTCTATGCTAACAGTTATGAGCGTGAAGCTGCCGGTACGCTATTCGCTGAATGGCTAAAGACCCACCCAATGCCACAGGCGCTGTTTACGACCTCATTCCAACTGCTACAGGGTGTTATGGACATCACGTTGAAGCAAAATGGGCGCTTACCCAGCAATCTGGCTATCGCCACCTTTGGCGATAACGAGTTGCTCGATTTCCTAGAATGCCCAGTGCTGGCGGTTGCACAACGTCACCGTGATGTGGCTGAGCGTGTGCTAGAACTGGTGTTAGCCAGCTTAGATGAGCCACAAAAGCCGAAACCTGGTTTAACGCGCATTCGCCGTAACTTGTTCCGTCGCGGTAGTTTGAGCCGCAGATAG
- a CDS encoding L-alanine exporter AlaE has protein sequence MFSTGSRLRSAAADTFALVVYCFVIGMAIEILISGMTFQQSLSSRLVSIPVNILIAWPYGVYRDAFIRFAHRHAGEHFWARNLADLLAYVSFQSPVYALILWSVGADLEQIATAVASNALVSMAMGVAYGYFLEYCRRLFRVAGYV, from the coding sequence ATGTTTTCAACTGGGTCCCGTCTGCGTAGTGCCGCAGCCGATACTTTCGCTCTCGTGGTGTATTGTTTTGTCATTGGCATGGCTATTGAGATCCTGATCTCAGGAATGACCTTCCAACAGTCGCTCTCTTCCCGCTTGGTTTCAATACCGGTCAACATTCTTATCGCTTGGCCTTACGGCGTGTATCGAGATGCATTCATTCGCTTTGCACATCGTCATGCTGGGGAACATTTCTGGGCACGAAATCTGGCGGATTTACTGGCATACGTGAGTTTCCAGTCACCGGTCTATGCGTTGATTCTGTGGTCGGTAGGCGCTGATTTAGAACAAATTGCGACAGCTGTTGCGAGTAATGCCTTGGTTTCAATGGCGATGGGCGTGGCTTATGGCTACTTCTTGGAGTATTGCCGCAGGTTGTTCCGCGTCGCAGGTTATGTTTGA
- the murF gene encoding UDP-N-acetylmuramoyl-tripeptide--D-alanyl-D-alanine ligase: MIKVSLHFLSELLNAELIGDSIEITEVTIDTRKVTAGCLFVALKGERFDGHDFAEDAVAAGAAALLVSKRLLVGAPQLVVKDTRLALGQFAAWVRLQVPARVVALTGSSGKTSVKEMTAAILRQCGNVLYTAGNFNNDIGVPLTLLRLTPEYDFAVIELGANHVGEIAYTTDLSRPESALVNNLAAAHLEGFGSLAGVAQAKGEIFAGLPANGTAIINADSNDWPHWQETLHNKQVWRFSPQGVVDIDFYASDVRITPQATHFTLHSPFGTVAIELPLPGRHNIANALAAAALAMSVGADLAAVRQGLMQLQAVPGRLFPIPLATGKLLLDDTYNANVGSMTAAAQVLAEMPGYRVMVVGDMGELGDTAIDCHRQVGEAAKQAGIDKVLSVGTLSQTLSDASGSGEHFQDKSALAARVSELLLEHPVITVLIKGSRSAAMEHVVRALQEKASC, translated from the coding sequence ATGATTAAGGTCTCGCTGCATTTCTTGTCCGAGTTGCTTAACGCTGAATTAATCGGCGATAGCATCGAGATAACCGAAGTGACCATTGATACCCGTAAGGTCACGGCTGGCTGTCTGTTTGTGGCGCTCAAAGGCGAGCGTTTTGATGGACATGATTTCGCAGAAGATGCAGTTGCTGCTGGTGCTGCAGCTTTGCTGGTAAGTAAACGCTTACTGGTGGGGGCACCGCAATTAGTGGTTAAAGACACTCGCTTGGCATTGGGGCAATTTGCCGCTTGGGTTCGCCTGCAAGTGCCTGCTCGCGTGGTGGCCTTAACGGGCTCATCAGGTAAAACGTCCGTCAAAGAAATGACGGCAGCGATTTTGCGCCAATGCGGCAATGTGCTGTATACCGCCGGTAACTTTAATAATGATATCGGAGTACCGCTGACGTTACTGCGTTTGACGCCTGAGTATGATTTTGCCGTCATTGAATTGGGTGCCAATCATGTAGGTGAAATTGCTTACACCACAGATTTAAGCCGCCCAGAAAGCGCTTTAGTGAATAATTTAGCGGCAGCTCATCTGGAAGGTTTTGGTTCACTGGCAGGCGTGGCGCAGGCCAAAGGCGAGATTTTTGCCGGATTACCCGCTAACGGCACCGCGATTATCAATGCCGACAGCAACGACTGGCCACATTGGCAAGAAACACTGCATAACAAGCAGGTTTGGCGTTTTTCCCCACAGGGTGTAGTCGATATTGATTTCTATGCCAGCGATGTCCGCATTACGCCGCAGGCAACGCATTTCACCCTGCATTCACCCTTTGGAACGGTTGCCATTGAGCTGCCATTACCGGGGCGGCATAACATCGCCAATGCGCTTGCCGCAGCGGCGTTAGCCATGTCGGTTGGTGCTGATCTCGCGGCTGTTCGTCAGGGGTTGATGCAGTTACAAGCGGTACCGGGGCGCTTATTCCCGATACCACTCGCCACGGGAAAATTGCTACTAGACGACACTTACAACGCCAACGTGGGTTCCATGACTGCCGCCGCGCAAGTGCTAGCAGAAATGCCGGGCTATCGTGTCATGGTGGTCGGTGACATGGGTGAATTGGGCGATACCGCGATCGATTGCCATCGTCAGGTGGGTGAAGCCGCTAAACAGGCGGGTATCGACAAAGTACTGAGTGTCGGCACGTTAAGTCAGACATTGAGCGACGCCAGTGGCAGTGGCGAACATTTTCAGGATAAGAGTGCATTGGCAGCCCGTGTGAGTGAATTGCTGCTCGAACATCCGGTTATTACCGTCTTAATTAAAGGTTCACGTAGCGCCGCCATGGAGCATGTCGTGCGTGCGTTACAGGAGAAGGCATCATGTTAG